From one Mya arenaria isolate MELC-2E11 chromosome 4, ASM2691426v1 genomic stretch:
- the LOC128230223 gene encoding protein mono-ADP-ribosyltransferase PARP14-like isoform X2 gives MTDDGDYMDMDFARRKLAAVEDENPPKVVTKMEENEEAWSPPLLPPRPPKDRYRRRSSSPVRVINDTLREPRRRSPRPSPTRIGRLFEESSIITLRRVVVKGLNEGVDFDIFKSFFEDEFPLESGDITFMKRCDLTHAIIIEFQTLEASQSVLTKSRSGKIRYYVFEEFITIEPCPELLTSDIHTASSAMKGSGTTTLSKAWSPPLLPPRPPKDRYRRRSSSPVRVIKGTLRESRRRSPRPSPTRIGRLFEESSIIALRRVVVKGLNEGVDLDIVKSFFEDEFPLESGDITFMNRCDLTYVIIIEFQTLEASQSILTKARSGTTRYYISKDFITIEPCPEKDKKCLLVNCIDVCTTKADIAEYLHDHCAIARETIKSIQFGTKEEAAVIQFDSPRPDIGTIRKRLSKRPFRGKLLRFDEVDTCRSIIVQNGDPGLSEDAIVSYFSRMGLSSGGEIDTVHIFLPLNAYVVVFRFAEVAQRVLAQIPHIIYAKELTVEPFFATLQATSINEITTQEPLIFNDLDGNIIRFVRKSEEYRNDLECKIETINGTVVWPCESYSDGNDESETHLKVICTIDPSKLPVKSLKVSLKNWQQICSRNIQLFFEQFETTRKILVAAQVWSTLTQYIDTTDASNWRYRVALRNSQFFSVRIVGRKEFTKDLYAIIALKADELEKDFVASHKTHGVQKVIQLNSNEMFLLRNSIALDEIGKRVSTVVIKPLGTDGLELSGRIDSIEEVLDEIQCSLNSYSREVLNSAKHGITYKTLDLLKTPETKAYITDKIDEKIGGNSKACYGLDIDKNVEVWATDKESLKKAIVIIRDSIEEKELKSLTPRHRAMLFGNDGDILFTSLQLKHMGLFISYKNKNGWISFVTVDSLIEELEEMISLFIDNHEIISEFIEVGSGRLAYLLTYKANELEAIEDEYRQKGVEITVIEGMKNGFSIKGEKQYCREVGWRLHLMVDIIIERSHGLKWDGFHECLKGNKGPTVQSKISTIGFENKCVLKILPNKRDRLMNASASLIDTKFVTTIGSLNKSLYLVAGDITDLDVDIAVVPSHSNLELSGGVGRVVGAKGGFEIQKECCDIVKAKNGRVSSGDVFVTTSGNLSVKGLLHAVTPYNDDFEQDAEGILASLVDQCISKASALGWKSIVFPLVGSGHFNFACDAVAEILLTNIITFLKEENNTVLERVYICDLDEAKLKNVIMLAKKMLDSKDNDDSGEIPTNRQCGKSIKCDVTMEPLAELQADVFVNAATQDINLRVGALGRAILDVAGDEVLDDIKHAYPVGVRYGEVAISNTGRMKDRVKEFFHGQIPNWSPNHGFAEIVLSNFVTECLQEASRRSHRSVAFPALGCGKRGYPPDVVVTTMLRAITEFSRKAPRTTVDLVKFVIPQNSTDLFKVFNEFVSENKCIETRSFVREYFDRCRSFKDLFLQRESPQIQVGPVSIKLALGNITMESAHAIVNSTNVALDLKLGRVSSMLLFTAGKVIQLECNTDEKKKQAQENKIVTTGPGRLLCKKILHLVAGKNIDQWRKCVKRCLRTAEAENLPTVSFPAIGTGQCGQSAKNIADALATTVKQYVESTKYRGVLRAIRIVIFDQEVLDVFRTTINKRLFAKRRESRNSKFFMRGTEESFERETDVNFHIFAETAKETQRVIQELHSLKTEEKIAFPSSVVSRLSESQEHAVTDIGKRRRTVIVGIDRKDGCIAVTGLDSDVAQTKLEIERYLANNSKDHWNMNVSESPKLVELQKDDSEYKMVQSLCDQMLHSGTYVKIERVQNPLLYIQFEERKREMTPKKSCRSRTSSLWYGGKSAEDASYISNHGFGRLCGTSSSYGTGVHFTKHARTAYDDFCSQDLTGVKVLMLVDVLVSDRSSIDLDVVQITESNQAYPKFIVWFKQQF, from the exons ATGACCGACGATGGCGATTACATGGATATGGATTTCGCACGTCGGAAACTGGCAGCTGTTGAAGATGAAAATCCACCTAAAGTGGTTACCAAGATGGAAGAAAATGAAG AAGCCTGGAGTCCACCATTACTTCCACCGAGACCACCGAAAGACCGTTATCGTCGCAGATCTTCGAGCCCCGTACGGGTTATAAATGATACCCTTCGTGAACCTCGGCGAAGGTCGCCTCGTCCATCTCCAACGCGCATTGGTAGATTGTTTGAAGAATCATCAATAATTACATTAAGGCGTGTAGTTGTGAAAGGCCTTAACGAAGGTGTTGATTTTGATATATTCAAATCATTCTTTGAAGACGAATTTCCACTTGAATCAGGTGATATAACATTCATGAAGAGGTGCGACCTTACACACGCTATCATCATCGAATTTCAAACACTCGAAG CTTCTCAGTCCGTACTTACGAAATCACGATCAGGAAAAATCCGATATTACGTTTTTGAAGAATTCATTACGATAGAACCGTGTCCAGAACTATTGACCAGTGACATTCACACTGCATCTTCTGCGATGAAGGGAAGCGGAACGACTACCTTATCAA AAGCCTGGAGTCCACCATTACTCCCACCGAGACCACCGAAAGACCGTTATCGTCGCAGATCTTCGAGCCCCGTACGGGTTATAAAAGGTACCCTTCGTGAATCTCGGCGAAGGTCGCCTCGTCCATCTCCAACGCGCATTGGTAGATTGTTTGAAGAATCATCAATCATTGCATTAAGGCGTGTAGTTGTGAAAGGCCTTAACGAAGGTGTTGATCTTGATATAGTCAAATCATTCTTTGAAGACGAATTTCCACTTGAATCAGGTGATATAACATTCATGAATAGGTGCGACCTTACATACGTTATCATCATTGAATTTCAAACACTCgaag CTTCTCAGTCTATACTCACGAAAGCACGATCAGGGACAACCCGATATTACATTTCTAAAGATTTCATTACGATAGAACCGTGTCcagaaaaagacaaaaagtgTCTTCTGGTCAATTGTATCGATGTTTGCACAACAAAAGCGGATATTGCTGAATATCTTCATGACCACTGTGCCATTGCCAGAGAGACAATAAAGAGTATTCAGTTCGGTACAAAAGAAGAAGCTGCAGTTATTCAGTTTGATTCACCAAGACCAG ATATCGGAACCATTCGGAAACGATTGAGTAAAAGGCCATTCAGAGGGAAATTGTTGAGATTTGATGAGGTGGATACATGTAGAAGCATTATTGTTCAAAACGGAGATCCAGGTCTGTCAGAGGATGCCATCGTATCATACTTCTCAAGAATGGGCCTTAGTAGTGGCGGAGAAATAGACACAGTCCATATTTTCCTTCCCCTGAATGCATATGTTGTTGTCTTTCGATTTGCTGAAG TTGCTCAACGTGTTTTAGCACAAATTCCGCATATTATATATGCAAAAGAACTAACCGTTGAGCCATTCTTTGCAACTCTTCAAGCAACATCCATTAATGAGATCACTACTCAAGAGCCTCTTATTTTCAACGATTTGGACGGAAACATCATTAG ATTTGTACGAAAATCAGAAGAATATCGCAATGATTTGGAatgtaaaatagaaacaatCAATGGGACGGTGGTTTGGCCGTGCGAATCGTATTCTGATGGAAACGACGAAAGTGAAACACAcctgaaagttatttgtacAATTGATCCGAGCAAATTGCCTGTTAAATCTCTTAAAGTGAGTCTTAAAAACTGGCAGCAGATTTGTTCAAGAAACATTCAACTCTTTTTCGAACAATTTGAGACGACGAGAAAAATTTTGGTCGCTGCCCAG GTCTGGAGCACCTTAACTCAATACATTGACACAACTGACGCCTCAAATTGGAGATACCGAGTTGCGTTAAGAAATAGCCAGTTTTTCAGCGTGAGAATAGTCGGACGAAAGGAATTTACAAAAGACTTGTACGCCATCATTGCACTGAAGGCGGATGAACTCGAAAAGGATTTTGTCGCTTCACATAAGACACATGGTGTACAAAAAGTTATCCAACTCAATTCCAACGAAATGTTTCTTCTTCGGAATTCAATAGCACTCGATGAAATAGGAAAGCGAGTGTCTACCGTTGTGATAAAACCGTTAGGCACAGATGGCCTTGAACTTTCG GGTCGAATTGATTCGATCGAAGAAGTACTAGATGAAATACAATGCAGTTTAAACAGTTATTCGAGGGAAGTGCTTAATAGCGCTAAACATG GAATAACTTATAAGACTCTTGACCTACTAAAGACTCCGGAAACTAAGGCCTACATCACCGATAAAATCGATGAAAAAATAGGAGGAAATTCGAAAGCTTGCTACGGTCTAGACATCGACAAAAACGTTGAGGTTTGGGCTACTGATAAAGAATCTCTTAAGAAGGCCATCGTAATCATTAGAGATTCAATCGAGGAAAAAGAACTCAAATCACTAACTCCACGACATCGAGCTATGCTATTTGGAAATGACggtgatattttgtttaccaGTTTGCAGCTGAAACATATGGGTCTTTTTATtagttacaaaaacaaaaatggatGGATTAGTTTTGTCACCGTTGATTCTTTGATTGAGGAGTTGGAAGAGATGATATCCCTGTTTATAGACAACCATGAAATAATTTCGGAATTCATCGAGGTTGGCAGTGGTCGTTTAGCCTACCTTTTGACGTATAAAGCAAACGAGCTTGAAGCAATTGAAGACGAATACCGACAAAAAGGTGTTGAGATAACAGTTATAGAAGGGATGAAGAATGGCTTTTCCATTAAAGgagaaaaacaatattgtcGGGAAGTAGGTTGGAG GCTACATCTGATGGTTGACATTATTATTGAAAGAAGTCATGGACTAAAATGGGATGGTTTCCATGAATGCCTTAAGGGAAACAAAGGACCCACCGTTCAGTCAAAGATTTCAACGATAgggtttgaaaacaaatgcgTGCTTAAGATATTGCCAAATAAAAGAGACAGGCTAATGAACGCTAGCGCCAGTTTGATCGATACGAAGTTTGTCACCACAATTGGGAGTCTAAACAAGTCTTTGTACTTGGTTGCGGGTGATATTACCGACCTTGATGTTGACATTGCTGTCGTCCCATCACATTCAAACCTCGAGCTTTCCGGTGGTGTCGGGCGAGTAGTAGGAGCTAAAG GAGGTTTTGAAATTCAAAAAGAATGTTGTGACATAGTTAAAGCCAAAAATGGCCGTGTGTCATCAGGGGATGTGTTTGTCACAACTAGTGGAAACCTTTCTGTGAAAGGTTTACTGCACGCTGTCACCCCGTACAATGATGATTTCGAACAAGATGCTGAAGGAATTCTGGCGAGTTTGGTCGACCAATGTATTTCAAAGGCTTCAGCACTTGGATGGAAGTCTATAGTGTTTCCGTTGGTCGGAAGTGGTCATTTCAACTTTGCTTGTGATGCAGTTGCAGAGATTCTTCTCACGAATATTATTACGTTTCTAAAAGAGGAAAATAACACCGTTTTAGAAAGAGTTTACATTTGTGATTTGGACGAAGCAAAGCTCAAGAATGTCATAATGCTAGCTAAAAAAATGTTAGATAGCAAGGACAACGATg ATTCAGGTGAAATTCCAACAAACCGTCAATGTGGGAAGTCTataaaatgtgatgtcacaATGGAGCCTCTAGCCGAACTGCAG GCGGACGTTTTTGTGAATGCAGCTACCCAGGATATTAATCTTCGGGTAGGTGCTCTTGGGAGGGCTATTTTAGATGTTGCTGGAGATGAGGTTTTGGACGATATCAAACACGCTTATCCTGTTGGTGTTCGATATGGCGAAGTAGCTATTTCTAACACTGGGCGAATGAAAGACCGCGTTAAGGAATTTTTCCATGGACAGATCCCTAATTGGAGTCCGAACCATGGATTTGCAGAAATC GTCTTATCCAACTTTGTGACTGAGTGTCTACAGGAGGCCAGTCGGCGTAGTCATCGTTCAGTTGCATTCCCCGCGCTCGGATGTGGCAAGAGAGGATACCCACCTGACGTTGTAGTGACAACTATGCTTCGTGCAATTACCGAATTTTCAAGGAAAGCTCCAAGAACTACAGTTGATCTTGTGAAATTTGTTATTCCTCAAAATAGTACAGATCTTTTCAag GTGTTTAATGAGTTTGTAtctgaaaacaaatgtattgaaaCGAGAAGCTTTGTCAGAGAATACTTTGATCGTTGCCGGTCATTCAAGGACCTATTTCTTCAAA GAGAAAGTCCCCAGATTCAAGTAGGTCCTGTGTCTATTAAGTTGGCCCTTGGAAACATAACCATGGAGAGCGCACACGCAATTGTTAATTCAACAAATGTCGCCTTGGATTTAAAGCTTGGTCGTGTGTCATCTATGCTTCTATTTACCGCAGGAAAGGTCATTCAGCTTGAATGCAACACTGACG agaagaaaaaacaagcccaggaaaataaaatagttacaACAGGCCCAGGGAGACTATTATGCAAGAAAATCCTGCACTTGGTCGCCGGAAAAAACATTGACCAGTGGAGAAAATGCGTGAAACGTTGTCTCCGGACGGCGGAAGCGGAGAATCTGCCAACTGTATCGTTTCCTGCAATTGGAACAG GTCAATGTGGACAATCTGCCAAGAACATTGCCGACGCGTTGGCAACAACTGTGAAGCAGTATGTTGAAAGCACTAAATATAGGGGCGTCCTCAGAGCCATTAGAATTGTCATCTTTGATCAGGAAGTGTTAGACGTGTTTAGAACAACCATCAACAAGCGGCTCTTTGCCAAACGGAGGGAGTCGAGGAATTCTAAATTCt TCATGAGAGGGACAGAAGAAAGTTTTGAACGTGAAACTGATGTCAACTTCCACATATTTGCTGAGACAGCGAAAGAAACACAACGAGTCATTCAGGAACTTCATTCCTTGAAGACGGAGGAGAAGATCGCTTTTCCATCGTCGGTTGTAAGCCGTCTTTCAGAATCACag GAACACGCAGTTACAGATATAGGAAAACGTAGAAGGACGGTTATAGTTGGTATAGACAGGAAGGATGGATGCATTGCCGTGACTGGCCTTGACAGTGATGTTGCACAGACCAAACTAGAAATAGAAAGATATCTGGCAAACAATTCAAAGG ACCATTGGAACATGAATGTATCCGAATCTCCAAAACTGGTTGAGCTGCAAAAAGATGACTCCGAATACAAGATGGTACAGAGTCTTTGTGATCAGATGCTTCATTCTGGTACATATGTCAAG ATTGAGCGCGTCCAGAATCCTTTGCTGTACATACAGTTTGAAGAACGAAAACGTGAAATGACGCCAAAAAAAAGTTGCAGAAGTCGAACGAGCTCTTTATGGTATGGTGGAAAAAGTGCTGAAGATGCCTCGTATATTTCAAATCATGGATTCGGCAGGCTTTGTGGAACAA GCTCTTCATACGGAACGGGAGTACATTTTACCAAACACGCCCGCACTGCGTATGATGATTTCTGCAGCCAGGATCTCACAGGAGTGAAGGTTTTGATGCTTGTAGATGTGCTCGTCAGCGATCGATCCTCAATTGACTTAGATGTAGTTCAAATAACGGAGTCGAACCAGGCATATCCAAAATTTATCGTTTGGTTTAAGCAACAGTTTTAA